The following coding sequences lie in one Trichoderma breve strain T069 chromosome 1, whole genome shotgun sequence genomic window:
- a CDS encoding putative oxalocrotonate tautomerase enzyme domain-containing protein: protein MPHWLVYHPPSTYADDESKDALVKAITDFYVGVVGMPAFYVVVNFIKVAHEGFYVGGVRRGPDDKPFIRFTINHVAHNYPDDDKVIREAGDVFNELLKPLMKGKYDWEFHISETDRRLWKTNGFTPPEADSEGLKLWVKENRPVPY from the coding sequence ATGCCCCACTGGCTCGTCTACCACCCTCCCAGCACCTACGCCGACGACGAATCCAAAGATGCCCTCGTCAAAGCCATAACCGACTTCTACGtcggcgtcgtcggcatGCCAGCCTTTTACGTCgtcgtcaacttcatcaaaGTCGCGCACGAAGGTTTCTACGTCGGCGGCGTCCGGCGCGGTCCCGATGACAAGCCCTTCATCCGCTTCACCATCAACCATGTTGCGCACAACTACCCCGACGACGATAAAGTTATTCGCGAGGCCGGCGACGTGTTTAACGAGCTGTTGAAGCCGTTGATGAAGGGCAAATATGATTGGGAGTTTCACATTTCGGAGACGGATAGGAGGCTTTGGAAGACGAATGGGTTTACGCCGCCGGAGGCTGACAGTGAGGGCCTGAAGTTATGGGTCAAGGAGAATCGCCCGGTTCCTTATTGA
- a CDS encoding heterokaryon incompatibility protein (HET) domain-containing protein: protein MAKKVSWHDQVLPAINSLKSEIRTLQIKPGPPDSPLRCKFHVATLDDLDFPYEALSYAWGTDNIDSHEDIFFGDNNVGVTPSLADALRRLRLPDQPRHVWADALCINQTDNLEKSLQVSMMGRIYNKCKQGAIWLGSLGDISQTDAQAALDTLSWIAGDQDPPPWLNDEQKRITVAAALKAVLNVSWWSRIWTVQEAILPPTATIYWGPCEIPWAVLDKASESFFNDTAPAIHHEFWDNGCLFDLQGSLRGLSASREEELFQLLWRWRFRSATDPRDKVYGVLGFRQDVSLPSVKMCNYEVDVRTLYHTVTIDLIGMSTDLQPLIGRGGEGTDIPGLASWAVDWSGVKDEARRSKCNFWDHHHWWHWGGFEADRGMFGVGEGLRVEDNNSALRICGLKLSRVALVEEIAAGEDIPGEGSVASIFRSYGNRWGKLLSRYHEQFPDKLSDGGLTAFLGLITGSLSPDGSDDEDNPNEWVNKMVRSQAIFITEDRHIGLGPRNVKPGQELWIIGGCRVPVILNALLKASDEEPDPSLTFHSECFVYGVMKGEAVEGREEEVIEILLR from the coding sequence ATGGCGAAAAAAGTCTCCTGGCACGACCAAGTCCTCCCCGCAATCAACTCCCTCAAATCAGAAATCCGCACTCTCCAGATCAAGCCCGGCCCTCCAGACTCCCCCCTACGCTGCAAATTCCACGTAGCAACCCTCGACGACCTCGACTTCCCCTATGAAGCCCTTTCTTACGCCTGGGGAACCGACAATATCGACTCCCATGAAgacatcttcttcggagACAACAATGTCGGAGTCACGCCCTCACTAGCCGATGCCCTCCGGCGACTGCGGCTCCCCGATCAACCAAGGCATGTCTGGGCCGATGCTTTGTGCATCAACCAGACGGACAATCTCGAAAAGTCGCTGCAAGTCTCCATGATGGGCCGCATCTACAACAAGTGCAAGCAAGGCGCCATCTGGCTCGGCTCCCTGGGCGACATTTCTCAGACCGACGCCCAAGCAGCCCTCGACACCCTCTCCTGGATCGCAGGCGACCAAGACCCTCCCCCCTGGCTAAACGACGAACAGAAAAGAATCACCGTCGCAGCCGCCTTGAAGGCCGTCCTCAACGTATCTTGGTGGAGCCGCATCTGGACCGTCCAGGAAGCAATCCTCCCCCCAACAGCCACCATCTACTGGGGCCCCTGCGAAATCCCCTGGGCCGTCCTGGACAAAGCCTCagagagcttcttcaacgaCACGGCTCCGGCAATCCACCACGAGTTCTGGGACAACGGCTGCCTCTTCGACCTCCAAGGCTCCCTCCGCGGCCTCAGCGCCTCCCgcgaagaagagctcttccagctcctctggcgctggcgcttcCGCTCCGCAACAGATCCCCGCGATAAAGTCTACGGCGTCCTCGGTTTTCGTCAAGacgtctctctcccctcGGTTAAAATGTGCAACTACGAAGTCGACGTGCGCACGCTCTACCACACCGTGACAATCGACCTCATCGGCATGAGCACCGACCTGCAGCCCCTGATCGGCCGCGGCGGCGAAGGAACCGATATCCCAGGCCTTGCCTCGTGGGCCGTCGACTGGAGCGGCGTCAAGGACGAAGCCAGACGCAGCAAGTGCAACTTCTGGGACCACCACCACTGGTGGCACTGGGGCGGCTTTGAAGCAGACCGCGGTATGTTCGGTGTCGGCGAGGGCCTCAGAGTCGAGGATAACAACTCTGCCCTTCGCATCTGCGGCCTGAAGCTCAGCCGTGTCGCTCTGGTGGAAGAGATTGCAGCTGGCGAGGATATACCCGGCGAGGGCTCAGTTGCTTCCATCTTCCGCTCATACGGCAACCGATGGGGTAAACTCTTGTCAAGGTATCACGAGCAGTTCCCAGACAAGCTCTCTGACGGCGGATTGACGGCATTCCTGGGCCTCATCACAGGCAGCCTATCGCCAGATGGATCAGACGATGAGGACAACCCCAACGAATGGGTAAATAAAATGGTTCGGTCacaggccatcttcatcaccgaGGATAGACATATTGGGCTTGGCCCCCGAAATGTTAAGCCAGGTCAGGAACTTTGGATTATTGGCGGATGTAGGGTGCCGGTAATCCTGAATGCTCTGCTAAAAGCGTCTGATGAAGAGCCAGATCCGAGTTTGACCTTCCACAGCGAATGTTTTGTCTATGGTGTCATGAAGGGAGAGGCTGTCGAgggtcgagaagaagaagtgaTTGAAATCTTACTTCGCTGA
- a CDS encoding NACHT domain-containing protein, with product MSNIILDTGLSVVYEAENSPPVVDIVFVHGLQGHPSKTWTYQNDSHHKPVFWPADLLPNECPSSRILTFGYDSKVTNLGGIVVKEMLVRSSSSSETELKNIVESTATIVFLGTPHRGSQGVAALGEVVRSLVSSFGMETTPVILDALGLKTTDLLRAQEDFSTLWQKYDFRVKTFQEGLSLAKLKKKVVPDHSSLIGDSRERAETLQANHMEMCRYSGKDDPNYYKACLMSLWFPTINTRYQSLERPAEQTCSWLFNLDLYRDWLSGRTRQESNGLLWLKGKPGAGKSTLMKEAFRRATLEQVESNHCTAAFFFSAKGDMLEHSTHGLFQSLLYQLLSGDRKNLRYFHEFWDEKNKLKREVLLNLSKTTIIFIDALDECDESSIRSIAYFWREITNSAYERGVDLKVCLSSRHFPTITLCDCPEIVVEQHNHDDIATYVNRKFQICISTQKPKWELLIKNILSKTDGVFLWAVLVVEDPLLKSLSDWHQSDNFIENDEQLEKQIRRISRGLVEVNRVYADTRIVQVIHESVREFFLKADVDYADFHDSISDKDHRLLNERPRAKEEVISESEMLKSLVFNPSAKIVEWFAKDDGVSSAKWTSPGCSPWVSLSDLSRMSQQRILEDDPALLSYALFKLFTHALLADEQGADLRPFMERLKDGATWARWVALREDIPHGTKVSSYGLDMGLRAWKEEEERERERERHGEKNTKRGKQPLVGTFLSWTIMRTIIIVVVVVVVVQDEVGLEV from the exons ATGTCGAATATTATTTTGGACACAGGGCTATCAGTTGTCTACGAAGCTGAGAACTCTCCGCCAGTCGTCGA CATTGTATTCGTCCACGGCTTGCAGGGACATCCGTCTAAAACATGGACTTATC AAAATGACAGCCATCATAAGCCCGTATTCTGGCCTGCCGATTTGCTTCCCAACGAATGTCCCAGTTCGCGCATTCTCACATTCGGCTATGATAGCAAGGTTACAAA CCTGGGGGGGATTGTTGTCAAAGAG ATGCTTGTGagatcatcttcatcctccgAAACTGAGCTTAAAAATATCGTCGAGTCAACTGCAACGATAGTTTTTCTTGGCACACCGCACCGCGGTAGTCAGGGTGTTGCAGCACTCGGCGAAGTGGTGCGGTCTCTCGTCAGCTCGTTTGGCATGGAGACAACGCCTGTCATTCTCGATGCCCTGGGATTAAAGACAACAGATTTATTACGAGCGCAAGAAGACTTTTCCACACTGTGGCAAAAATATGACTTTCGAGTCAAGACCTTCCAAGAAGGCCTCAGTCTGGCAAAGCTCAAGAAAAAGGTGGTTCCCGATCACTCATCGTTGATTGGAGATTCTCGTGAACGTGCCGAGACGTTGCAAGCCAATCATATGGAAATGTGTCGTTACTCAGGGAAAGACGACCCAAATTACTATAAG GCTTGCCTCATGTCTCTGTGGTTTCCTACTATTAATACTCGGTACCAAAGTCTGGAACGGCCGGCCGAACAGACTTGTTCTTGGCTATTCAATCTTGATTTATATCGAGACTGGTTGAGCGGCAGAACTAGACAGGAGAGCAATGGCCTTCTTTGGTTGAAGGGAAAACCCGGCGCAGGTAAATCGACTCTCATGAAGGAAGCTTTCCGTCGGGCCACGCTGGAGCAAGTCGAATCAAATCACTGTACcgctgctttctttttcagtgCCAAGGGAGATATGCTTGAGCACTCAACTCATGGTCTATTCCAGTCCTTGTTATACCAACTTCTTTCTGGAGACAGAAAAAATCTCCGGTATTTCCACGAATTCTGGGACGAAAAGAATAAACTCAAGAGAGAAG TCCTGCTTAACCTGTCAAAGACGACGATCATCTTCATTGATGCTTTGGATGAGTGTGATGAGTCTAGCATACGGTCAATTGCATACTTCTGGCGAGAAATAACCAACTCTGCTTATGAAAGGGGAGTGGATCTCAAAGTCTGTCTATCCAGCAGGCACTTTCCTACAATCACCCTATGCGACTGTCCGGAAATAGTCGTTGAACAGCACAACCATGATGATATTGCGACATATGTGAATCGCAAATTCCAAATCTGCATTTCTACCCAAAAGCCGAAATGGGAGCTGTTGATAAAAAACATTCTGAGCAAGACGGATGGCGTATTTCTTTGGGCTGTCTTGGTTGTGGAGGAT CCCCTGCTCAAGTCACTTAGTGATTGGCACCAATCCGACAATTTCATCGAAAACGATGAGCAGCTTGAGAAGCAAATTCGAAGGATATCTAGAGGCTTGGTTGAAGTCAATAGAGTCTATGCAG ATACTAGGATCGTCCAAGTTATACATGAATCCGTGCGCGAATTCTTCCTGAAGG CCGATGTCGATTATGCAGATTTTCATGATTCTATATCCGACAAAGATCACCGGCTGTTAAATGAGAGACCAAGAGCAAAGGAAGAGGTCATTTCTGAATCTGAGATGCTGAAATCGTTGGTCTTCAATCCTAGCGCGAAGATTGTTGAATGGTTCGCAAAGGACGACGGTGTTTCTTCTGCTAAATGGACATCTCCGGGCTGTTCTCCTTGGGTATCCCTCTCCGACCTTTCTCGAATGAGTCAACAGCGAATTCTGGAAGATGATCCGGCGCTGCTCTCATATGCCCTATTTAAGCTATTCACACATGCTTTGCTGGCTGATGAACAAGGAGCTGATCTACGGCCTTTTATGGAGCGCTTGAAAGATGGAGCAACGTGGGCTCGCTGGGTGGCACTCAGAGAAGACATACCACATGGGACCAAGGTTAGCTCATATGGTCTCGACATGGGCCTACGGGcatggaaagaagaagaagagagggaaagagaaagagaaag gcatGGCGAAAAGAATACAAAGCGAGGGAAGCAGCCTCTGGTGGGTACCTTTTTGAGCTGGACGATTATGAGAacaatcatcatcgtcgtcgtcgtcgtcgtcgtcgttcaAGACGAAGTCGGACTCGAAGTGTAG